The genome window TCCTTCCTTATTCCATTCTCGAGGAGTTCCTCTCCTATAGGTGAGAGACAAGTCGCGTCAGGGCGCTTAAAATCCTTGAAATCCTTTGCAGCCCGAACAAGGGTAACTATGTCCTCCGGTTCCATTGAGTTGGGCCTCGTTTTGTTCCTGATCCCCGCGGATTTCAAGAATCTATCTGCGGTTTTCGAGCCAACTCCCTGGAAATGCCCCGTCATGAACTCCTTCATGGATCTAGCCTTAGTAATTGTGACTAGCCTGCGAAAGTTCTCCACATCGATCCCGTGGGGATGAGGCTTCACTGGCTGGGGAAGCGGTGGCATTGTCTCGGTCCCCCTTTCGAATCGGAATAGTCTCCCCATTGGATCCACGAAGGTAATATCCGCATAGGGGCTTACCATTGCAGTCTGCTTCAGATAGTCCAATAGGCGACGCTTGATCCTGCTATAGTCGCCCTCCATTTGGAGGTGGACAACAGTGCCCCTCCAGCCCTTCTTATTTTCCATTACCTTATGCTTGAGGATCATGGGCTCATTGCGCTCGATGTCGATCATCATCGTGAATTCATGGATGTCACCGCCGGTGCTCGAGGTGATTACGACGGGTTGATGGGTGGTGATCTGCCCGTAGAGGATCGTTATAGTGCCCCCGAGGCCGAAGGTTCCTCTAGCCTGTTGAAGGGTATACTTTGAGCCGTAGAATACCCGGCAGAACGCTGATGGGATTTGCTTCGGCGGGAGGCCTGTGCCGTTATCCTCGATCCTCATAATGTAGATGTTTGTGCCTCCCTCTGATGTGGAGACCTCAGTGAGTCTCAGGAAGATGTCAGGTGGGACTCTCTGCCTCTCACAGGCATCTAGCGCATTCTCGAGAAGTTCCCTAACCGACGCGTATATTGCCCTACTAGGGTTGCTAAACCCCGCGATCTCCCTATTCCTGTAGAAAAAGTCCGAGGGGCTAATTGACTGGTAAATTATCTCTGTCATCTTTTTCTCAAGTCCGCTTTTTGCCCTGGTTTTTCATACCATAGTTCCCCCTTGTCTTTTTTCATCTTCCTTCGCCACGCGTAAAGGTAGTTCCACACGGTCTTGTGGAACGAGCCCTTGATGAGCCGCATGATGGCTTCCCGGGCCGCCTCAAGGCCCTCGGGGCTCCCGATGTAGGCAATAGTGCCCCCGTATACGCTTATCCGGGTTTCCGTGATCTCCTCAATGAGCTCCCGGGAACGACCATTCTTTCCTATAATTCTACCTTTCACCCTTTTTATGGTATTTTTTGAATCGCCGACGAACTCGTCAAGATAGATAATATGAAGGTCAAAATCCTCTTTAGCCAGGATCTCTGCGCGCTGGGGACTAAAGCCCCTCCCGATGGCTTTGACGACGTTCCGGACCGTGAAGCTAGATGTAACATTACTGTTTTCTGGGTTGACAGTGATCTCGACGGCCCCAGACTCACTATCGATTTCCAGGGTGACGCCGAAGTAGCGCTCTATTCTCCTCTTGGCCTTCCCCTTGGGGCCGATGAGAGCGCCGACCCGATCTCGGGGGATCTTAAGATAGGTCTTCTGATTCACCCTTCACCCACCTCTCCACTTCCTCGGAATTGATTACATCCACTCCGAGGCGGTTGAAATATGTGTTTATGTTGGATATATCTCGCTTCAGGAGGGGCTCCGCCAAGGCGTGCTCAATGAGTAGGGCTTGAGAAACATCAAAGATTATAGGGGCCTCCTTCCAGATCATGATATTGTACTCGCTCAGATCGCCGTGGACCACACCGGCTTTGGTATAGAGCAGTTTGGCCTCTGCGAGGAGCTTTAAGTAGAATGTGTTAGGGTCCTCGGGAGCGATCTCCCTAAGCAAGGGAGCTGGGACACCGTCCTCCCCAATGAACGACATGACGAGGATGTTCCTATTGAACGCCTTAGGCTTTGGGCTGTTTACCCCCGCTTTCTCCGCGAGCTGGAGGTTCTTGAACTCCTTTTGAGTCCAGGCATATACTAACCCTCGTGGAGTTCTCTTCACCCGCTTAAACCTTCGATCACCCTCTATATATTTCAGCATCCCTTTTCGGAAGTCGGCCGTAGTGGTATAGTAGATTTTAATGGCTATCTCATTATCCTCGGGGTCGATACCCCAATAGACCCGTGCCTCCTTGCCTGCTTTGATCACACCCTCGAGGTCCTTGATTGTTCCACGGCGCATGAGCTTGTCGATACCCTCAACAGTAAGGAGGTCGAAGACCTCCTCGATAACCTTATAGTCTTCCTGTCGTTTAGTGAGCATTCGATCTCTCTCCTCCATTCTCCTCTCGGCAGCTTCGGCCTTATCGATCCACCTACCGTCTGACATTTGTATTTGCCTGTCTTGTCTCCGTTCTGTTTCCATCTTGAACTTTGAAAGAGGCAAGGACGATATCCCCAGATGCCTACATCAGGAGTTGGTTTTCCTCCCTGTCCTATCTTTTCTCTTAAAGACTTGATACGAATCTTAAAAATCGTTTCCATGCCGATTTCTCAATAAAACAGTTTTTTACCTCAATATCCCTAAATCCGTTCGGAAATTCACCTTATTTCGTGGATAAAAGAGGGAATCCATTTTCCTTAGGATTTCATTATTCTCAAGTCGATAGGAACCCTGCACCCAAGGAACACTCCATCAAAATCTACCTGGGAAGAATACGCGTATACTTCGACTCCCTTTTCCTTTGCCTCTTTAAGACTAGCTGCGAAATCGGGGTCAGTTTCCACGTTAGGCCTGAAGCTGCTTACATCAGGCCGCTGGATAAGGAATAACACTGCTGACCTACCCTGTCCGAGGCCTTCGGTTAGAGTCCGGAGATGGCGGTGCCCTCTTTTTGTGGGTGCGTCTGGGAATAGCGCTATTCTGTCTCTAATCAGGGTGCACGACTTTACCTCAAGGAGTAGCTTTCCAGAATCACTTTTGAGGAGAAAGTCGAGGCGTGACTCCCCAAAAGTATACTCCGCTTTTTCGACATGGAACTCTTTGAATGGTTCGATGATACCTCTGTCAACTGCTTCTCCAATAATCTTGTTCGGGACACTGGAGTCAACGCTCACCAGGATCCCATGATGGTCAACAAGAGTGAGGTTGTAATGGGTTTTCCTTGTATCCGATTTTACTGGGAGGATATAGACCCTGGCTCCACGAAAGAGGAGCTCTTTCATCCTGCCTGGATTTGGAACAAAGCAGAGGGTCTCAACGCCTTCCACGAGGACTACTCCCAGGAACCTGTTAGGTCGAGACTGGAAAACTGCTGGTACAAGACGTCTGCTGAACCTCAAAGTGTTAGTCCTGCTCCAGGGTCTTAAGGATCTCCTCAAGAGTCCAACGGCTATTAGCAGCTATGAGTCTTAATGTAGTCTCCCTTTTGAGCTCCAAGTCGTCTTCCCCGGAGCTCTCGGTGATATATGCTCCCCCAGCCTCCCCGAGGATGAGGAGCCCAGCAGCGACATCCGTGATCCTGAGCTTCTCCCTTAGGTCGACGTGGGCATCAATGATTCCTGAAGCAAGATGGCAAAGGCTGAGGGCGGAGCACCCCGTCTGGCGGAGGTGTCTTGAGCTCACTATTAGCTGTCTGATCCTGTCGACGGAGGTGCCCTTGCTGATATCCAAGGAAACAAGGGCCTCTTTAACGAGCTTCGATTTTGATGGAGTGATATGTTGCCCTGCTCTCCATGCCCCTTTGCTCCTTTCGGCCCTATAGACATCCCCGGAGTATAGATCTTTGATCAATCCCAACTTTACTCCGGACATATGAGGTGTCGTCGATAGTGCCATGCTTGTGCAAGCTAAGGGGATGCCCCGCGCTAGGTTTGTGGTCCCATCGACGGGGTCGAGGACAAGAACGGGGCCATTCTCTCCGATGTCGTAATCACCCTCCTCACTCACGACCCGGACTGGAAATTCGGCGTTGCTAAGGGTTTCCCTTACCGCCTCCTGAGCCTCTGAGTCTAGGAGTTGTTTAAGGCTGTTGACGTCGAGGGAGGCCTTTCTCAGGAGGGCATTCCTAACCTTGGTTCGGACATTCTCCGCGGCCTCAAGCAGAACTGGTGTCCATCGGGCGCTTACAATGGGTTGAGCCATACTATGTCATCATATGGTATCCTTATGGTTAACTTTTTTCAGTCAAGGAGATCCAAAGTAACCAACTGATTCATAGAGAAATACTGATAACCAAAGAACCAAGTCCGTTAAAAAGAGACCATTGATTTATAGAAATTGTAACGTCTCTCAATATCCTTGATGGTTAGAGGAATGAACCTGTTGATGCTGAACTCCTCAACCGCGAATGAGCCCATCACATTACCGTACACCACAGCCTCCCTCATGGCTGGTTCGTTCAGGCTCCCGCTTCGGGCTAGATGGCCCATAAATCCCCCTGCAAAGCAATCCCCTGCCCCTGTAGGATCCCTAATCTTTTCCAAGGGATAGCCGCAAGTGGGAAAGATCTTTTTTCGGGTGAAGAGGATGGCGCCATGTTCTCCCTTCTTGACGATGACAAACCTCGGGCCCCAATCAAGGATCTCCTTAGCCCCCATGATCAGGTTTGAGGTCTGGCATAACTGCCTCACCTCATTGTCATTGAGAACCATACCGTTGACCCTAGAGATAACCTCGATGAGCCCAGCCCTGTCGGTGTTGATCCAGTACTCTATGGTATCCGCTACAGTAAGGCGGGGTCTGTCCACCTGCTCTAAGACACTGAGCTGCTGGTGGGGGCCCACATTGCCTAGGTATAAGAACTCTGCATTCCTGTACTCCTCGGGTACGATGGGATCCCAGTCCCCAAAGACGTTTAGCTCCGTGGCTATTGTTGTCCGGGCCCCCAGATCATATCCGAAGCTCGAGACGAAATGGAAGCTCTTTCCTTCCCCGATCACGAGGCCTGCGAGGTCGAGCTTTTCTCTAAAGAGGTTTATGTATTCCTCCGGGAAATCGTCCCCTATGATGCCGATCAGCCCCGACTCGGCGAAGAAGCTTGCAGCAATGCTGGAATAGGTACCCGAGCCCCCGACTAGTCTGGATACGCTCTTAAAGGGGGTCTCGGTTGTATCGAGGGCTACACTACCTAGGTTGACGATCATTCATCAATCAGGAGAAAAGATAGGGGATTCCCTTTATTATTTTACCCAATTTTCAATAAGTCTAATAATCAATCACGGGCATAACGGAATTCGTCTGACTTGCATGTTATCTTGAGGGTGTTGCCCTCCTCACTTTTTTCGCAGCGCCCGATGACCTGGACGCCTATGCCAAAGTTCTCTGCGATCCTAATCACTTCCTCGGCTACTCCAGGCTCAACGATGAACTCGAAACCTATCCCCATGTTAAAGTCCTCATACATCTCCCTCCACTCCACATGTCCCTCCCCTTGGATAAGGTGGAAAATTGGATCAGGCTCCGGTAGGGTGTTCTTGATATAATCTACCCCATTCCCGAGGCTCAAGCACTTTGTCTGGCCTCCACCCGTGTTATGGACCATGCCGTGAACTGAGTCTCCCACACTCTCCAAAACCTTTGCTGCGATTGGGGCGAATATTCTGGTGGGTGACGTCAAGGCTTCACCGACGGTCATGCCGAGCCCAACCGGGTTATCGTCGATGTTATAACTCCCCGTGAACCTTGCCCTGTCCGGGTGTGCGAGCTCTGGATATTTCTCGAGGTATTCTCCACTCATAAGGCAGTTTCTCGCGAGGGTGTGGCCATTGCACATAATCCCACTGTTAACTTCATTCTCATAGCTGACTTTTCCGCCACTCCGTAGGCCCACTATCACATCCCCGGGGGAGATCTGGTAACCCGTTACTGCTTTCTCTAGGTCCACTCTAGCAAAGAGAGCCCCGCAGACATCTAAGGTCTTCATCTGATCAGGGAGGTCAGCGGTCTCCCCGCCCCCGAATAAAACGGGTAGCCCAATCTCCTCTAGTTTTTTAAACGTTCCCTCAAATCCCTGGGAGAGGGCTGCCAGCATCTCAACCCTTTCGATGAGAATCGGGTTATATGCTATGTAGTCGATGAATGAAATGGCTTCAGCTCCGACGCAGATGGTGTCATCGATGTTCATCGCGACGGCGTCCTGGGCCAACCCTTTAAACCATGAGGGATCCCCTGACTCTTTGTAACCTAGGTAGCTTATGATGGGCTTGCTCCCAGCAGAGTCAGTGTGGGCTACAAGACCCCTCTCAGGGTTCTCTGGATCCCGGGTGATAACACAGAAGGCTCCTGGGTAAAGGTTGTTTACGACACCTTTGAAGACGTGGATGCCCTCCTTTTTCACGTCAACCCCAAGGGCCTTGTATCGGGACATCTTGGCGAGAATATAGCGTCTGTTATCTTAAGGTTATTGACGAGTGCGGTTAGGCCTAGGGCTGGGAGATGGAACCTATGTGATCAATGATGGCCTCCTGGAGCCGGATATAGTCTCCATCATTTATCCATCCTCCCCGCCGGAGCCTCACGAGCCCGAGCATAATCTGATCCACCGCCTCCCTGCTTCGGAAAAGGTTCAGTCTCTCTGCCTCCTGACGGTATGCCCGTCCCACAGGGTTATCCCTACCCAGGCTCTTCACCGCCCTCTCTAGGAACCTATTCGAGAACCCGCCCCTGGGCCTGATGAGCTTGCTCACCTTACTCTCTAAGCCATCCGTTAGCATCAGTCTGAACCTTGAAAGGAGGCTGGGGCTATCCACCACCTCTACCGGGGGATGGAAGTCGAACCTCTTCTGACCGAAGTGGAAGACATAGAAAGGTATAGAAATCTCTAGGTCTCCCTCATCCAGCTCAATTTTATATTTATCGACGGCCTTAAGCTTTTTTTTCTTTCTCCGGTTGAGGGAATCTATTTGACCAGAGATCGCTTTTGCCTCAGCCAGTATTTCTACTTCAATGGATTTGATCTCCTCGAGCCTGTCTAACGTCTGGCTTCGTTCATCAGCCAGCTTCTCCTCGTCGCCTTTTAACTCATCTTTGAACTGGCCCGTCAGGGCCTTGATCTCAGCGTCTCTCTCCTCCTGAAGGCTTTTTACCGCCCTCTCAAGCTCCCCGAACTTTTTCTTCTGCTCTATCAGGGACTTTTTCTCTGAATCAAGCTTCTCTCTACTATCTTCTGACTTAAGTCGGGAAATACGTTTCTCTGCCCGGGTGAGTTTTCTCTTGCGTTTTGTTCGCTCCTCCCTTAGTGGACCTACCTTTCGTTTGTATGCCTCACGGACACGGGCAGTCTCTCTGTTCATCTTCTTTTTGAGCCTGGCCCTCTTCTTCTCAATGGCCCTTTTCAATTGTTCCTGGATCTTCGCGCTGCTATCGTTGATGTTTAATTTCTCCTCTCTCAATACCTTCCGGGCTATATCTTGGGACTCTTGAAGACTCTTCTTAGTCTTTTCTAGGGTTTTCTGGTCTTGTTCAAGTGTTTTATTGTGCTTTTTAAGAGAGTTCACGACAGATTTGACTTCTTTATTCCCTAGGATCGGGCTAAAGATTGCTGAAATAACCTTTGTCTCCTGCGTCTTGGCCCTCTCTAGAAGACAGTTTATTTCCCTTGGGTTTGGAGGATGGGCCACAAGCCCTTTGAACGTCAGTGTTTCTTGTCCTGTAAAATCTTTAAAATGACCTGAGAGACCCTTTAGCGTTTTTAGATATTTCTTGGGCTCCACTGAGAACTTGTTAATGGCTTTGATGAATGCCTCCACGTCAGGAATGATATCGTATTTGAGGCTGGTCTTATGAAGTCCAAGGAGATCGACCATTAATGATCCCCCGTCGTATAGCTTGAAAAGGATCGGGTAAGTCGCGAAGGAGGCGGCCTCCAGAGCTTCTGTCCCTCTCCGTGTATCCCCCACTATGTAAAGTGATGCGAGTTCTAGTTCCCTGGTGAAAGGTTGACCTCTACTACGATCATCAAGAACATATGGTATGGTCAATCTCTTCAATCCCATGGTACTCTCCTTAACTAAATTATACTCTCTCCTAAAAAAATACAGTATGGAACCCCAACCACGGAATCACCAATATTCCACGCGGTGTATTCCTCGACGTTCCTGATGATTCTCTCGGTTCCTTGAAAACGGCCTTGAAGCTTCTTGGATGCGAAAACAGCTCCAAAAAATGATTCTAAGCGATCATCTCTACTATGAGGAGATCGATTACCTCTTCAGCGACAGCGATCCAAGTATAACTGCTCCAGAAAAGGTCTGCAACACCGCAATCTATCGCCTCAGCATCCTGGGATAGAGACTTTCCAACGGCACAGACCCCCTAAAAGATTAATTTAAGTCTCCTGAGGCTATCAAAAACATCAGGGTCGTATGTTCCGTCTCTAGCAATTGCTTGAGACTTAGATTTCCCTCTGAGTAGTTTGACATCCTCCTCAAGGGATAGGCTCCCGCGCCGCTATAAACAGGTGGAGGGAGAGGTGTCCCTCTATAGCTGGATACACTTTTTCCTTTATCTCCTATCTCCGTTACATGGGCTTTTAGATGGATTTATCCCCGAAGTTAATCTCCGGATAGTTTGAGCTCAGAGAAGCGCACGATTTAGAGAAACGCCGAAGAGGTATTTGGTTTTGACTATTAGGAAATGATCTCTTTAATGGCTTCTGTTGTCTCGTTGGGGAAGTCCCTCATGAGGCTAGATATCACGGTCTGTGCAACATACTTTTTGAAAGAGGCCTCATTGAGCTTTGGCCTATAAACCCTATGATACCCTCCTTTACCTGTTTTCTCATTATAGTCTAGGACGCCCTCTTCCACCATGGCGTTGAGGAAGTTGATTATTGATGCACGGCTGATCGTTTTACCAACAAGCTTTTCGTTAACACGGGTCCAGACCTCTCTCGAGATGGCGCCCTCCTCTTTTCTTTCCCAAACGAACCTCAAGGCTTCTTCTTGATAGTCGCGAAAAACCTTTGCAAGGCCGTTGCTTGCCGGATTAAATATCAGTGTCATTTTTAACTCACCGCACCTTTCCCCTAGTTAAAATATAAGTCTATTGCACCAAAAAAAATGGATTTTATGATTATTTGAAAAACGTTGTCTTGCGCGCCTCAGAGACCATGATCTTTCCGGTGAATTTTGAGAAGAGCTGCAGCTTAAACTAGAAAAAAGAAGGGAAGAGAGATAGCCTGCTCAGCGTCGCTCAGCACCACTCGCCAGATAGAAGATGCCGTTGAGCCCGCGATACGCCGTCGGGTAGTCATCGAAGACCGCCGCCACTGTTCTTCCATCAAGCCTTTCTATATAAGGCAGGATAGAGGCAGCATCGGCACTCGTTGCAGATACCAGTTCAACCTGAAGTTTCACGGGGGTTTCCAATCTGAAAGGTTCAATTTCCTCATAGCTTATGAGAGCCTCTGAGACCATTTTCCTGATAATTGGGCCCGTCTTATCTGGGTGGATACATTCAGCCGCGTACCTTCCCATGCCTTTCTTGAGGACGGCAGTTTTGATTTCAGGGATAAGGGCCTTAGCCTCTGTGGCGACTGCGGCGTCCCCGGAGATGAAAATGGATGGGACTCCATAGTGCCCAGCAAGAGCCGCGTTGAGCCCGAACTCCCCTAATTCGATGCCGTTGATATATACTGCTATGACCCCTAGGGTGTAGGTATGGCAGAGAACCGCGTTAGGGGTCCCCCTTCGGGCATGGTATCCCACAAATAGAGCTGCGTCAAACTCGTCGCTTATTCCCGCCATCATACTGAAGGGCTTCGGGGAGCCTCTGATCAGTGTTGCGGCCTCGTTGACCTCCCATGGATGTAGGTTCTTCATTCTACCGTGGGAGTCGGAGATGGTGATCTCCTTAACTCCAGAGGCAAGGGCTCCGTCGATCGCCGCATTCAGGTCTCCGACCATGAGCTTACGGTATTTTTCGTACTCCAATTGATCGCTGCCCACTTGGCTCCAGTCCACAACGCCGGTAGTCCCCTCCATGTCGTTTGTTATAAAAACTCGTTTAGGCTTGGTTGACAATCTGATCAGAATAATTCCTGACTTAGGAAC of Candidatus Bathyarchaeota archaeon contains these proteins:
- a CDS encoding DNA topoisomerase VI subunit B; translated protein: MTEIIYQSISPSDFFYRNREIAGFSNPSRAIYASVRELLENALDACERQRVPPDIFLRLTEVSTSEGGTNIYIMRIEDNGTGLPPKQIPSAFCRVFYGSKYTLQQARGTFGLGGTITILYGQITTHQPVVITSSTGGDIHEFTMMIDIERNEPMILKHKVMENKKGWRGTVVHLQMEGDYSRIKRRLLDYLKQTAMVSPYADITFVDPMGRLFRFERGTETMPPLPQPVKPHPHGIDVENFRRLVTITKARSMKEFMTGHFQGVGSKTADRFLKSAGIRNKTRPNSMEPEDIVTLVRAAKDFKDFKRPDATCLSPIGEELLENGIRKELELTENDFLKVVSRKPSTYLGFPFIVETAIATGPTIRKQFKTGTTIIRFANRIPLLFDESSGVIWKVVNKNIHWNTYNVSSDTPMVVVVHVCSTKIPYKTVGKEYMADQPQVEKEITNVIRTSARSLRLFISRSIRIAKERRRLDIFAKYLPKIAEFSTKLSDKETPPDIKPLLIAVGGKIPDVKKKINEVSTIDG
- a CDS encoding KH domain-containing protein; this translates as MNQKTYLKIPRDRVGALIGPKGKAKRRIERYFGVTLEIDSESGAVEITVNPENSNVTSSFTVRNVVKAIGRGFSPQRAEILAKEDFDLHIIYLDEFVGDSKNTIKRVKGRIIGKNGRSRELIEEITETRISVYGGTIAYIGSPEGLEAAREAIMRLIKGSFHKTVWNYLYAWRRKMKKDKGELWYEKPGQKADLRKR
- a CDS encoding serine protein kinase RIO codes for the protein MPLSKFKMETERRQDRQIQMSDGRWIDKAEAAERRMEERDRMLTKRQEDYKVIEEVFDLLTVEGIDKLMRRGTIKDLEGVIKAGKEARVYWGIDPEDNEIAIKIYYTTTADFRKGMLKYIEGDRRFKRVKRTPRGLVYAWTQKEFKNLQLAEKAGVNSPKPKAFNRNILVMSFIGEDGVPAPLLREIAPEDPNTFYLKLLAEAKLLYTKAGVVHGDLSEYNIMIWKEAPIIFDVSQALLIEHALAEPLLKRDISNINTYFNRLGVDVINSEEVERWVKGESEDLS
- the sfsA gene encoding DNA/RNA nuclease SfsA, translated to MRRSLRPWSRTNTLRFSRRLVPAVFQSRPNRFLGVVLVEGVETLCFVPNPGRMKELLFRGARVYILPVKSDTRKTHYNLTLVDHHGILVSVDSSVPNKIIGEAVDRGIIEPFKEFHVEKAEYTFGESRLDFLLKSDSGKLLLEVKSCTLIRDRIALFPDAPTKRGHRHLRTLTEGLGQGRSAVLFLIQRPDVSSFRPNVETDPDFAASLKEAKEKGVEVYAYSSQVDFDGVFLGCRVPIDLRIMKS
- a CDS encoding inositol monophosphatase family protein — its product is MAQPIVSARWTPVLLEAAENVRTKVRNALLRKASLDVNSLKQLLDSEAQEAVRETLSNAEFPVRVVSEEGDYDIGENGPVLVLDPVDGTTNLARGIPLACTSMALSTTPHMSGVKLGLIKDLYSGDVYRAERSKGAWRAGQHITPSKSKLVKEALVSLDISKGTSVDRIRQLIVSSRHLRQTGCSALSLCHLASGIIDAHVDLREKLRITDVAAGLLILGEAGGAYITESSGEDDLELKRETTLRLIAANSRWTLEEILKTLEQD
- a CDS encoding PfkB family carbohydrate kinase, which produces MIVNLGSVALDTTETPFKSVSRLVGGSGTYSSIAASFFAESGLIGIIGDDFPEEYINLFREKLDLAGLVIGEGKSFHFVSSFGYDLGARTTIATELNVFGDWDPIVPEEYRNAEFLYLGNVGPHQQLSVLEQVDRPRLTVADTIEYWINTDRAGLIEVISRVNGMVLNDNEVRQLCQTSNLIMGAKEILDWGPRFVIVKKGEHGAILFTRKKIFPTCGYPLEKIRDPTGAGDCFAGGFMGHLARSGSLNEPAMREAVVYGNVMGSFAVEEFSINRFIPLTIKDIERRYNFYKSMVSF
- a CDS encoding AIR synthase-related protein, translated to MSRYKALGVDVKKEGIHVFKGVVNNLYPGAFCVITRDPENPERGLVAHTDSAGSKPIISYLGYKESGDPSWFKGLAQDAVAMNIDDTICVGAEAISFIDYIAYNPILIERVEMLAALSQGFEGTFKKLEEIGLPVLFGGGETADLPDQMKTLDVCGALFARVDLEKAVTGYQISPGDVIVGLRSGGKVSYENEVNSGIMCNGHTLARNCLMSGEYLEKYPELAHPDRARFTGSYNIDDNPVGLGMTVGEALTSPTRIFAPIAAKVLESVGDSVHGMVHNTGGGQTKCLSLGNGVDYIKNTLPEPDPIFHLIQGEGHVEWREMYEDFNMGIGFEFIVEPGVAEEVIRIAENFGIGVQVIGRCEKSEEGNTLKITCKSDEFRYARD
- a CDS encoding BlaI/MecI/CopY family transcriptional regulator, whose translation is MTLIFNPASNGLAKVFRDYQEEALRFVWERKEEGAISREVWTRVNEKLVGKTISRASIINFLNAMVEEGVLDYNEKTGKGGYHRVYRPKLNEASFKKYVAQTVISSLMRDFPNETTEAIKEIIS
- a CDS encoding M55 family metallopeptidase, whose translation is MSTKPKRVFITNDMEGTTGVVDWSQVGSDQLEYEKYRKLMVGDLNAAIDGALASGVKEITISDSHGRMKNLHPWEVNEAATLIRGSPKPFSMMAGISDEFDAALFVGYHARRGTPNAVLCHTYTLGVIAVYINGIELGEFGLNAALAGHYGVPSIFISGDAAVATEAKALIPEIKTAVLKKGMGRYAAECIHPDKTGPIIRKMVSEALISYEEIEPFRLETPVKLQVELVSATSADAASILPYIERLDGRTVAAVFDDYPTAYRGLNGIFYLASGAERR